One segment of Camelus ferus isolate YT-003-E chromosome 26, BCGSAC_Cfer_1.0, whole genome shotgun sequence DNA contains the following:
- the DEFB109B gene encoding putative beta-defensin 109B — MLMPLPFTCCSSTRLHVLLSALLLMTLLSPVRSGLSSAVNHCLNLSGTCRRNNCKPTEDILGSCKRRWKCCRQWWIMLPIPTPVVYSEYQEPLKNKIK, encoded by the exons ATGCTGATGCCTCTCCCGTTCACCTGCTGCTCATCCACGAGACTCCACGTGCTGCTCTCCGCTCTCCTCTTGATGACTCTCTTATCCCCAG TAAGAAGTGGTCTGTCTTCTGCCGTAAACCACTGTCTCAATCTGTCTGGAACATGCAGAAGAAACAACTGCAAACCAACCGAGGATATACTTGGCAGCTGCAAAAGAAGGTGGAAATGCTGTCGCCAATGGTGGATCATGCTGCCAATTCCAACGCCTGTTGTCTACTCGGAATATCAAGAGCCccttaagaataaaataaaataa